Within Pseudomonas alloputida, the genomic segment GATATCCAGTTCCAGGTAGTGGTCAACCACGAAGAGCAATACTCGATCTGGCCCGACTACAAAGCCATCCCCAATGGCTGGCGAGCCGTGGGCAAAAGCGGCCTGAAGAAGGACTGCCTGGCCTACATCGATGAAGTCTGGACCGACATGCGCCCGCTGAGCCTGCGCCAGAAAATGGCCGAAGCTGCCGCCCAGTGACCGTGCTGAACCTGCTGTGCCTGCCGTACTCCGGGGCCAGCGCCATGGTCTACAGCCGCTGGCGGCGCAAGCTGCCGGCATGGTTGCAGGTACGCCCGGTAGAGTTGCCTGGGCGGGGGGCGCGCATGGCTGAGTCGCTGCACACCGACATGCAAGTGCTGGCTCGGCAACTGGCCAGCGAGCAGCGACTGGCGGCAAGCGCTCCTTATGCGCTGCTCGGCCACAGCCTGGGTGCACTGCTGGCCTTCGAGCTGGCCCATGAGCTGCAGGCATTGGGCTGCCCGGCGCCGCTGGCCTTGTTCGCCTGCGGCACCGCGGCACCTACCCGGCGTGAGGACTACGACGGCAACAACTGGCGCGAGCCCAAGAGCGACGCCGAGCTGATCAGCGAGTTGCGCGCGCTGCAGGGCACGCCTGAGGAAGTGCTGGCCAACGCTGAGCTGATGAGCCTGACCTTGCCGACCTTGCGCGCCGATTTTCTGTTGTGCGGCACTTACACCTACCGGCAGCGACCGGCGTTGCAGTGCCCACTGCATGTGCTGGGTGGAGTGGAAGACCGGGCCAGCGATGAGCAACTGCGGGCATGGCGCAGTGAAACCCAAGGCGCGTTCTCGCTGCAGATGTTCCCAGGTGGCCATTTCTTCATCCATGAGCAGGAAGACCGTGTGCTCGCTGCGCTGACCGCGTCGCTGCAACCGCTTCGGCTGTCCGCCTGATTGACGTCACCGCTTGCCTGGGGGAGGCTAGGGTTTTCCCAGGCAAGAGGCAGACAATGCTGATCGATCCACTCAAGGCCACGCTACTGGTCGTCGACATCCAGGAAAAGCTGATCGGTGCCATGAGCGACCCCGAAGGCACTCGGGCACGGGCCCGTTGGTTGCTGGCGGCGACTGCCGAGCTGGCGCTGCCGACGGTGATTTCCGAGCAGTACCCCAAAGGCCTGGGTCATACCCTGGCCGAACTGCTGGCCGTAGCGCCGGCAGCCGAAGTGGTGGAAAAAAGTCACTTTTCCTGCGTGGCTGCCGAGTGCCTGCCAGCCAGTTTGATGGCGCGTGAGCAGGTGATCGTCTGCGGCATGGAAACCCATGTTTGCGTGCTGCAGACCGTGCTCGGCCTGTTGGCGCTGGGCAAGCAAGTGTTCGTGGTCGAGGATGCCTGCGACAGCCGCACCCCGGCCAGCAAGGCCGCAGGCCTGGCGCGCATGCGTGCCGCCGGCGCGCAGGTAGTGACCCGCGAGATGGTGTTGTTCGAATTGATGGGCAGTGCCGGGCACCCGCAGTTCCGCCACATCAGCAAAACCTACCTGATCGGTGAACAGCCCTGAACGGCCGGTTACTGGCCATTTCGGTGATGGCCCTGGTGCTGTTGCAAGGCTGTGCCGGGCGCCGCGAAGAAGCGCCCGAAGCGGACCCGGCGAAAGTCCGTGCGCAGCTGTTGCGGCTGTTACCCGCCCAGGTCAAGGACCGCGAGGGTTGGGCCAAGGATATCCAGGCAGCCTTCGAAGCCCAGCGCATAGCGCCCAGTAAAAGCAACCTGTGCGCAGTGCTGGCGGTGACCGAACAGGAGTCGACCTTCACTGCGGACCCACAGGTGCCCAACCTTGGGCGTATCGCCCGCCAGGAGATCGACCGCCGCGCTGCGCGCCTGCATATTCCCAAACTGCTGGTCGACGGTGCGCTGAAGACGCCGTCAGGCAACGGCAAGAGCTACCAGCAGCGGTTGCAGACGGTGCGCAGCGAAAAGCAGTTGAGTGAACTGTACGACGAAGTCGTTGCACGCCTGCCGCTGGGCAAGACCTTGCTGGGCGGGCTGAATCCGGTGCACACCGGCGGGCCGATGCAAGTCAGCATCGATTTTGCCGAAAAGCATGCGAGGGATTACCCCTACAGCCATGAAGGCACGATTCGCCAGGAAGTGTTCAGCCGGCGCGGCGGCATGTACTTCGGTATTGCCCACCTGTTGGGCTACCCGGCCAACTACGAGCGCCAGCTTTACCGTTTCGCCGATTTCAATGCGGGCTGGTACGCCAGCCGCAATGCGGCATTCCAGGCGGCATTGAGCAAGGTCACGGGGGTGAAGCTGGCACTGGACGGCGACCTGGTGGCGCCAGGGGCGATCATGCCGGGGACGACTGAACTGGCCGCGCGCAAGCTGGGGGTGAAGCTGGGGCTGCGTAACCCGCAGATCCGAAGCCAGCTGGAGGAGGCCGACAGCCTGGCGTTCGAGGACAGCAAGCTGTACAGCGGGGTGTTCGCCCTGGCGGATGCCAAAGCCGGCAAGCCGGTACCCCGCGCAGTGTTACCGGGCATCGAGCTGAAGAGCCCGAAGATTACCCGCAAGCTGACCACGGCCTGGTTTGCCGGGCGGGTGGATGAGCGCTATCAGCGGTGCATGAAGCGTTAGCCTGGCAGCAACCGCGATCCTTGAGCGGGTTTACCCGCGAACACGGGCGAAGCCCGTGCCATCCACCGCGCGGGCCTGTCCGATCAGCGCCCGCCCAATGCCCCAACCACTTGGTCAACGCTGGCTATGAGCCCCGCAATCGCATCTTCAGGGTCACTCTCCACCACCACCAGCTTGGCCCCGGCCGCCTTGATCACCTCGGCCACTGCCGATTCAGGCTGACGATGGTCCAGCACCAGCGCCACGTCCTGCGCCTTCAGGTTCTCCCCCAGCGCCTTGAGGGCTGCCGCATCCCACTCGGCCGGCAGTGGCTGCTCGACCGCATCCAGGTTCAACCCGTTGACCAGATATCCCAGCCTCTCCGACAGGCTCACCACCGTCAGGTTGTCGACTTTGGCCAGCCGCGTCTGGCTGTTGGCCGAAAGCTCCAGCAATTGGCGTTTGAGCCCTGCCAGGTTGCCCTGGATCTTTGCCTTGTCGTCCGGCGCCAGGCGCTCCAGGTCATTGGCCACCACGTCGGCCATGCGTCCGAGGTTGGTCGGGTTGAGCCAAGGGTAAGCACCATAGGCATCGTCACCGTTCACCGCAATGCCCGGCAGTGCGCCATCCACCGGTCGCGCGGCATCGATCTCGACAATGCGGATATTGCTGCGTCGGGCCATCGGGTACAGCGGGTCATCACGCCAGATCGAACGCACCCCGATCACCGCATCTGCCTGCTGGGCGGCCTTGTGCAGGCCTGCGCCGCCACGCCCGCTGAAATACGACGGTTGGCGGCTGGCAGGCAGGTTGGCTGGTGCCGCCCGCTGGAGCTGCACCGCAGTGCCTTCGAGCAAGGCGCTGGCCAGGCTATGAGTGACCGGCAGGGTCGTCAGCACTTGCGTGGCGAAAGACAGGGACGGCAGGCCGGCCAGTGCCAGCGCCAGGGTCAGGTGTTTGAAGTTCATGCCGGGTTTCCTTGCAGGCGGGGAACGAGCGCGCGGGCCAGAGCGGCCAGAGCAAAGCAGATGCCGGCGACCAGGATGATCGCGGCCCCTGACGGCACCGGCAGGTCGAAAACGATCGGTAGCAGGATGCCGAACAGGGTACTGATGGTGGCAATCAGCACCGACAGGAAGAAAAAGCCCTTGAGCGACTGGCTGACCAGGCGAGCGGCGGCGGCCGGGATGACCAGCAGTGCACCGACCAGGATGGCCCCGATCACCTTCACCGCAGCCACGGTCACCAACGTCACCAGCACCACGAACAGATAGTCCAGGGTCTTCACCGCCACTCCGCGTACAGCCGCCAGCTGCGGGTTGAAACTGGCCAGCATGATGCGGTTGTACAGCGGCAGCGCCAAGGCAAGCACCAGCACCGCGACGATGCCCAGTACCAGCAAGTCCTGGGCACTAACGGTCAGCACCGAACCGAACAGCACGTTCTCGAGGATGTGCACGTTGATCTTGCCTGCCAGCATCAGCAGCAGGCTGGCGCCAAGCGCCAGCGACACCGACAGGAACACGCCAATCAGTGTATCCGGCGACAGCCCGGTACGGTTGCGCAGGAAGTTGAGCAGGATGCCGAACAGCAGGCAGTAGCCGAACAGGCTGCCGTAAGGGCCGGTATAGGGCTCACCCAGCAGGATACCGATGGCCACGCCGGTCAGCGCCGCATGGCCGACCGCTTCAGAGAAGAACGCAAAGCGCTTGACCACCACCAAGGTGCCCAGGCCACCCAGCACCGGGCCGATCATCAGGCCGGCCAGCAAGGCATTGACCACGAAACCGTAGGCCAGCGCCTCGGGCAGATAACCGGCAGTGGCCCAGTCCTGGACCGTTTGGCGAAAGATTTCAAAACTCATCAGGCAAGGCTCTCGCTACGCGGGTGAACGGAGAACAGGCCGAGCAGACGCTCCGGGGTTAGGGCCTGGGCAGGCGGCGCATCGAACAGCACCTGTCGGTTCAGGCCTGTTACCCGGTCCGCCAGGCGCAACACGGCTTCCAGGTCATGTTCGATCCACAGAACGGTAGTGCCGGCCTGGCGCCAGACCTGCAATAACTGTTCGAACACCTGGATTCCGGCTTCATCGAGGGCCGACATCGGTTCGTCCAGCACCAGCAACTGCGGCTCGGGGATCAGGCCCTGGGCCAGCAGCACGCGCTGGCGCTCACCGCCGGACAGTGCCCCCATGCGCCGCGTGCGCTTGTCGAGCATGCCAACCTGAACCAAGGCTGCATCAATGGCCGGCTTCACGCGCCGCGACAGGCCGAGGAAGGCCGGGCGGCGCTGGCACATGGCGGCCATGAAATCGTCCACGGTCATGGGCAGGCCGCGGTCGAACTCCAGTGCCTGCGGCACGTAGCCAATCACTTCGCGCTCACCAGGCCAATGCAAGGTCAGCTGGCCCTGGTGTGGCATCTGCCCGAGCAGGGTCTTGATCAACGAGCTCTTGCCGCCGCCGTTGGGGCCGACGATGGCGTGCACGCTGCCTGCTGCCACGCTGAAACTGACCTGTTCGAGGATGCGCGTACGCCCCAAGGTCAGGTCGATGCCAGTGAAATCGATGCGCGGCCCGCAGGCTGTCGCCAGCTTGGCGGCAGCGGTCATGCGCGGTTCTCCTGAATGGCGCGGACCACCGTGTCGAGGTTGCGCTTCATTTCCACCTCGTACTTGTCCTTGGTGTAATCGCCGTAGGAGATATGCGTCAACGGATACAGGCGCACACCGGACTCACGCTGAATGGTTTCGACATAGGCCGACGGGAAGTCCATTTCCGAGAAGATCACCCGCACATCCAGCGCCTTGAGCTGGTCGATGGTCTTTTTCAGCTGCGCCGGGCTGGGCTCGATGCCATGGGCCGGCTCGACGACAGCGGTCACCTCCAGGCCGAAATCGCGCACCAGGTAGTCATAGGCGGCATGGATGGTAGCGACCCGGAACGTTGCGCCAGGGGCTTCGGTGACCTTGGCCAGGGCCTCGGCACGCAGGGCGCGCAGGCGCTTGGCGTAGGCACGGGCGTTCTGCGTGTACAGCTTGGCGTTGTCCGGGTCGAGTTTGCCCAGTTCACGGGCGATGTTGTTCACCTGGGCGATGGTGGTGCTGATCGACAGAAAGGTGTGCGGGTTGACCACCTTGCCGGCACCGCGCGCGGCAATGCCGGTGGCCGCCAGCAGCGGCACGTTCTGATTGGCTTCGATAGTGGCGATGTCGGGTTTTTCGCTGGTGGCGATCATGCGGTCTGCGAAATCGTCATGGCCAACACCGTTGAGCACCACCACGTCCAGTGTGCCGATGCGCTTGATGTCCTCGGCCCGCGGCTCGTAGGCGTGCGGGTTGAAGCCCGCCGGAATCAGGGGAACCACCTCGGCCTTGTCGCCGACAATATTGCTCACGTAGCTGTAATAGGGGTGCAGGGTGATGCCGATTCGCAGCGGCTTGCTGTTATCGGCCAGGGCCAGTGCCGGCAGGGCAAAGGTCAGGAGCAGGGCGAGGGCGGAGCGAAACATGGGCGGGTCCTTGGGTTCAGTGACGGTGTTCGCGGGTAACACCGGCGTCGTAGTGGCTGACCACCTGCTGCCAGCCAGCGGCGATCAGGGCGGCCTGGCCGAGGTCGTCCGGGATCACGGCGGCGCTGTCGCGGCGCAGCCAGACATCGGCTTGGCCTGTGCTGTCGGGTGGCAGGATCAGCAGCAGGCTGCCGGCAACTTCCGGGGCCTGGCTGCGGCCCAGGTAGGCGCCAGATTCCAGCCATGACCATTGGTGGCCGCCACGGCTCTGGCTGCCGGCATCGACCACGAACGGCGGCAGGCCTTCTTCGGCCAGGGCCTTTACGCTGGGCGTGACGGCGTTTTCTTCGCGCAGTAGCTGGATCTCGTCGAAGGCTACCCGCAGGTCGGTGTACAGGCCTTGTTCGGCGGCGGTGAGGTCGCGGCGGGCGTCGATCTGGTAGCTGGCGATGGCCTGTTCGTCCTCGCGCTCACCGCGCAGCAGCACCACGCTGGCGGCGAGTACCACGATCAGCAGGCTTGCCAGCAGCACGTACAGGGTTTCGTGCCCGGCACCGGCCGGGCGAATGACTTGGGCGCGGCTCATGGTTGGGCGATATCGGCGTAGTCCACTTCAACCACGTGCCCGGGGCCGGCATCGAACAGCACATAGAATTCGCCGTCCGGGCGCTTGAACGTCAGCGTCGAGTCGTCGCCAAGCTTGCCGCCGACCAGCACCTGTTCGTCATAACCGATCACGTCCAGGGTCACCCCGGGGGCACCGCTGCCGTCCGAGAAACCGCCGGTGCACTTGACCTGGCCGTTGGCCAGTTCCTCGCATTCGCACATCGGGTTGTGCGCCAGCGCCGGGCTGGCAGCCAGTATCAGGAAGGGCAGCGTCAGGGTGCGTATCAGGTGTTTCATTTGTTGCCTCCTTGTTTCTCGAGCCATGCAACGGTGGCTGGCGATGCCTTGGCCAGGGGGATCGACGCCTGGTACATGCTGCCGTCCCAGCCTTCCAGGGTGATCCAGATGTGCGCATCGGGTTTGGTGCGCGGCGGGATCGGCAACGAGGTGCCCATGTTGTACGGTGCACCGAAGAAAATGGTGCCGGCGGCGCGCAGGCTGCGTGGCTTGCCGATGCGCAGGTAGGCGGCCTTGACGTCCTTTATGCAGGCCTTGCACAACGCTGCATTGAACGATTTGAAGTAGCCGGCCGGGCCGTCGGCGCGTGGCGCCTCGTCACGCAGTTCGGCAAGGTCGAGGCTGTAGGGGCCGACCTGGATGTCCCTGATCACGTTGGCGCCAAGGCCCGCTTCGCCGCGGAACAGCCTGGCGTCGGCGAAGTACTTGGGCATGAAGCCCAGCGGGATCAGGATCAGCAGGATGTTCAGGTGAAAACGCCACTTCAGCCAAAGCTGCTTCAGCGGGCTGGCGGGCAGGGCCTGGCTCATGAGTGGATCTCCACGGTGGTTTCACTGTGTGCCGCACGTGGAGCGCGCTCGCTGCGCTTGAGGGCCGCGGCGGTGGCCTGGGCGGTGCGTTTGGTCCAGATCAGCAGGCCGCTGAGCACCATCAGGGTCAGGATCAGGCCGAAGAAGAACCACACCAGCTTGATCGGCAAACCGCCAAAGTCGCCAGTGTGCAGCGGGCGCATGGACTCGGTGACGAACTCCAGCGCCGAACGGTCGCTGATCAGGAACTGGCTGTCGACATTGCGTGTGTACGGATTCACCGAAGCACTCTGGAACATCAACGGGTACCAGCCCGGGCCAGACAGCGTGACGTGGCTGTAGGCAGTGGCGGGGAGCGTGATGGAGGTCACTTCCAACCCCGGGATCGCCAGACCGGCAAGGCGCGCCGCTTCGTCCAGGTCGATGCGCGAGGCGGGGCTGCCATCTGGCGTTTGCGGCACCTCCTCACGGGCGATCACCGGCACGATGGGTCGGCTGGAAATGGTGATGTGGTTGTCAGACAGGATCGCCTGGATCAGGAACCAGGTGCCGGTGATGGAAATGACCGCAATGAACCAGATTGACCACACCCCGGACAGACGGTGCAGGTCACCCCAGAAAATTCGCGAACCATGGCCGGTACGCACGGGTTTGAAAAAGCCTTTCCAGAACTTCTTGTAAACCACCAGGCCGGTGACGAGCGAGGCCAGCATCGGCAGGCCGAGCAGCGATACCAGGTACCAGCCCCAGCTGAAACCGTTGGTGAACGGCACCAGCCACCAGCCGTGCAGGGCGCGGGTGAAGGCTTCGAAGTTGAAGTCTGGGGTCCTGCCCTGAATGGTTCCGGTGTAGGGGTTTACATACAGCGTCGGGCTGGTGCCGTCAGGCAGGGTGACATTGGCTTTTACCGCGAAGTGCGAACCATCCGGCTGGCTCAGGCGCTCCACCACCATGTCCGGCTCGGCCTTGTTCAAGGCCTCCAGTACCTGCTGAAAGCTCATGCGCTCGGTGTCCGCGTCTGGCTTGTTGGCGCGTGCGGCCGGATCGGCGAGCCAGACGATTTCCTGACTGACCACGGCGAGCATGCCGGTGAAACAGACGATCAGGACAAAGAACCAGATCGGCAAGGCGAGCCAGCTGTGAACCAGGAACCACAGCCTGGATTTGGATTTTTTCGGTGATTTGGCCATCAGACGGTCTTCTGCTATTGGTGGTCGAGCGTGTGCCAACCAAAGAGTGCTGTACTGATAAGGACGAATGAGAATTGAAAACCTGCAGGTTAAAATGAAACTAAATGTTTCAAAGCACAAAAACCGGACTGCGCACGAGGCATCAGTCCGGTCTTGATGGCGGGTTGCAGAGGGGTCAGGCGCGGGTCAGCGCCACTGCTGCTTGGGGTTTTTCGTGCAGCTGCTCCAGATCCTGGTACAGCGCTCGGCCAATTTCCGCAGCGCGGGTTGGCAGGACCGAAAGCAGGGTGTCACTCAGGCCGTGGCTGCTTTCGCAGAAGCCCTGCAGGTACACCGAGGCTTGCAGGTCCGGGCTGGCCAGTACGCGGTAGTTGCGGTCGACGCTGAAGTCCTCCAGGTAATCGGCCAGCGGCGCCAGCAATTCACGGTGCGAACGGCGCTCGTAACCGGTGGCGAGGATAACGGCATCGTAGCGGTGGGTTTGCTGCTGGCCGGTGGCGAGGTCGCGCAGGGTCAGTTCCAGGCCTTCGCGGGTGGCCACCACCGCTTCCACCTGGCGCCGGCACAGCACATTGTGGCGGTGCTGATGGGCAACCTTCTGCCGGTAGAGGATGCCGTAGATGCGCTCGATCAGGTTGAGGTCGACCACCGAGTAGTTGGTGTTGTGGTATTCGCCCAGCAGTTTGCTGCGCTGGTCGGCCGGTTCGTTGTAGACCAGGTCGGTATAGTCGGGCGAGAAGATCTCATTGACGAAGGGGCTGTCGTCGGCGGGCTTGAGGGCCGAGCCGCGCAGAATCATGTCGACCTTGACTGACGGATAGCTGTCGTTGAGGTCGATGAACGCCTCGGCGGCGCTCTGGCCTGAGCCGATCACGGCAATGCGCATGGGCTTGCCAGCCGTGCACGGCAGTTTGGTCAGGCTGCTCAGGTACTGAGAGTGGTGGAACACTCGCGGGTCGTCCTTGAAGGCGCCGAAGTTTTCCGGAATTTTCGGTGTGCCACCGCTGCCCACCACCACCGAGCGGGTGGGGCGGCTGTATTCGCGGCCTTGTCTGTCACGCGTGATCACGCACAGGTGTTGGACCCGGCCTGCATGCACGTGCGGTTCGATGCGCAACACTTCCTGCCCATACACCGCCTGGGAGGTGAAATGCTCGGCGGCCCAGCGCAGGTAGTCGTTGTACTCCAGGCGGCAGGGGTAGAAGGTGCCGAGGTTGATGAAGTCGGCCAGGCGCTGCTTCTGGTGCAGGTAGTTGACGAAGCTGTACGGGCTGGTCGGGGTGCGCAGCGACACCAGGTCCTTGAGGAACGAGATCTGCAACTCGCTCTGGGTAGCCAAGGTCTCACCGTGCCAGTGGTAGTCTTGCTGCTTGTCGATGAACAGTGCGTCGAGCGCATGGCCCCGGGATTCGGCGAGCTCTTCCAGGGCGATGGCCAAGGCCAGGTTGGAGGGGCCGAAGCCCACGCCGATCATGTCTTTGATGGTTTCCTGCTGTGAGGACTGGCTCATGGCTGCGATTCCCTGAATGGTCGAATATGGACGCCCGCCGGGGCTCCGGCTCCTGCGCAAGTACATGAGTTGGAACGAGCCAGCCGAGGGGGAATTTAAGCGGGCTAAAGAACAGCGTGAGGCGGCCGATGTGTTGGTTACGGCAAGGACCCATCTTTCAGGCAGGGAATCGACATGAGCGGCATCACGGCAAGCAACCTGATGATCAATGGTGTTTCAGCACAGACGCTGAGCGCGAATGCAGCAAACGAGCGTGAACAGGCGAAACAGGCCGGTGAGGCGGTGGGGCCGTTGAGCGTCAGCAGTGACAGAATGAAGGTGTCGGGGGGTAGCCAGGCGCAATCCACCGACGCTGAAGGCAGTGGCGAATCGGGGGCTGTGAGCGAGCTGCGTCAGTTGATCAAGGATCTGCAGAAGCAACTGGCAGAAGAGCAGAAACAGTTGGCGGCATTGCAGAGCAGCAAGATGGACGAGGCTGCCAAGGCGGCAGCGATAGGTGCCAAGCAGGCGAGCATTGCCACCCTCAACGGGCAGATCATGGCGGCCACGGCGCAGTTGCTGGAGCTGTTGCAGCAAGAGGGCGGCAGCAGTGCGGGAGGTATGGTCAGCGCTACGGCCTGACTGGACATGCACAGGCCGCTGTAGGCGCGGGTTTACCCGCGAATGGGCCGGCCCTGCTGGCCAATTTCCACCCGCCGTTCACCGTTGCCGCCGCGACCGTATTCGCGGGTAAACCCGCTCCTACACCTGATTGGGGGTGGATACACATTGGTGATTGGGCGCAGGCCGTCGTAGGCGCGGGTTTCCTCGCGAACACGGACGAAGCCCGTGCTATCCGCCGCGTTGTCTGCTTCGCGGACAAGCCCGCACGTTCCAGGATATGGCGGTCATTCGGCCGCCAACCGTCCTTTGTTCTGCCGGTCGGCCTTGTATTGCATGGCCACCGCCGGTGCCGGCTTGGCGCTACCGGTTTCCAGCCATTGACGCATGCGGCTGGCATCGGCGAAGTGGGTGTATTTGCCAAAGGCATCGAGAATGACCATGGCCACCGGGCGGTTGTCCATGCGGGTCAGCAGTACCAGGCAGTGCCCGGCCTCGTTGGTGAAGCCGGTCTTGGTCAGCTTGATATCCCAGTTGCTTTTGTTCACCAGGTGGTCGGTGTTACGGAAGCCTAAGGTGTAGTTGGGCTTGCGGAAGGCGACGGTCTTTTCGCGCGTGGTCGACAGTTCGCTCAGCATGGGGTACTTGCGCGAGGCCATCAGCAGCTTGGCCAGGTCGCGGGCAGTGGATACGTTCTGCGTCGACAGGCCGGTCGGCTCAACATAGCGGGTGTGGGCCATTCCCAGGCTGCGGGCTTTGGCATTCATTGCCTTGATGAACGCCGGATAGCCGCCGGGGTAGGCGTTGGCCAGGCTATTGGCCGCACGGTTTTCCGACGACATCAGGGTAATCAGCAGGGTTTCGCGGCGGTCCAGCTGGCTGCCCAGGCGCACGCGCGAGTACACACCTTTCATCTCCGGGTTGTTGGCAATGGTCATGGTGAGCATTTCATCCATGGGCAACTTGGCATCCAGCACCACCATCGCCGTCATCAGTTTGGTCACCGAAGCGATCGGCACCACGCGGTCGGCATGGCTTGAATACAGCTCTTGGTTGCTGTTCAGGTCGATCAGCAGAGCGCTGCCTGAAGCCAGATGCAGTTTGGAGGGGTCACGTTGAACCTGGGCCGGGGGTTGTGCAGCAGCAGTCGACGGAAGGGTCGCGGTACCTGTGAGCAACAGCAGCAGGCTGAGGATGGACAGGGATGTTTTCACGTTGAGGCTCACTAAAAGTTGGTATGTCGTTGGCTGTGCAAGGGTTTTCCCCCTAAAACCGATGCATTTTGGAGTATGGCTGAATTGCTGTCGAATGCCTTATGCCTAAAGGGCGCAAAGTGAACGATATTTAATCCTGTACCCATTACGTTCTTTTCCAGCTTCGCCAGTTCCGTCCAATCGTTGGCAGAATTCAACCACTTGGCGTAGGTCGAGAGAAGTACCTGCACCGAGCGCCTAAGGATGCTCCGATCAACTTGCCGCGCAGCGATGGCAGGCCGTAATTCACCAAGCAATCAGCGCTATTCCCTGAAAACGGCATGACGCAGTGTGCGGCAGAGCGTTTTCTGCCCGGTTCTTCGTGTTAAATGCGCAACTCACCCAAACCCATCAGTCGTTTTCGAGCCATCCACAGGTTCGACAGGGCGAACAGCGTGGTCAGTTGGGCCGTGTTTTTCATCAGCCCACGAAAGCGTACTTTCACATAACCAAACTGGCGCTTGATGACCCGAAACGGGTGCTCAACCTTGGCACGTGTCTGCGCTTTGCAGTACTCGATCTTGCGCTTGGCTTTGTACAGCAGGCTGCGTTTGTTCAGCTTGGAATACGTGCTGCGCCGAGCCGCGATTTGCCAGATCACGTCACGATTTTCGTGCTCTTCACGCTTCTCGACACCGGTGTAACCTGCGTCCGCATAGACTGCGTTTTCTTCCCCGTGGAGCAGTTCAGCGACTTGGGTGACATCGGCCACATTGGCAGCGGTGCCATGGACGTGATGAACCAGTCCCGACTCAACGTCAGCGCTGATGTGGGCCTTCATACCGAAGAAATACTGGTTACCCTTCTTGGTCTGATGCATCTCGGGATCGCGCTCGCCATCTTTGTTCTTGGTCGAGCTTGGGACATGAATAATGGTTGCGTCGACGATCGTGCCCTGACGCAACGACAGGCCTTTTTCCTGCAAATAACCGTTGATGACCGCGAGGATGGCAGGTGCCAATTGATGCTTCTCCAGCAAGTGCCGGAAGTTCATGATCGTGGTGTCTTCAGGGATCGGCGCGCTCAGTGTCAGATGCGCGAACTGACGCATGGGCGTGATTTCGTAGAGCGCTTCTTCCATGGCCGGATCGCTGAGGGAGAACCAGTTCTGCAGCAGGTGAATGCGCAGCATGGTTTCCAGGGGGTAAGGTTTTCGACCGCCACCGGCCTTGGGGTAGAACGGCTCGATCAGGCCGAGCAGACCTGCCCAGGGTACGACCTGATCCATCTCGGCAAGGAAGCGTTCGCGGCGGGTTTGCTTGCGCTTGCCGGCGTACTCGAAGTCGGAAAAGCTCATCTGGCTCATGGGAGGCTCGGATCAGGTGGTCAGGCGATTTTCGCATACCCGGGACTTGTTCGGAGATTCCCTAAGCTGCCCAGCAATGAACGCTGGATTCGTGGTGACGAGCCAGAAGGCTGGAAGATGAATGGCGACTCCGTCGAGACGCGGCGCTTCTGCTTCGAGCGGTATTGCGCGATCTCTCTGGCCCTTGCCAGTGCGCCAAGAGCCCGGCTGTTCAACATTACGGTGCGGGTGTATTTCGTCTTGGTCCGCTCGACTGCCTGCTTTTCAACCACGATCCGGCAGATGTGAGCCGTCTTTTTCTCGACGTCGACCTCATCCCGGCGCAGCGACATAATCTCGCCCGTGCGCATACCCAACCTGCGACACGCTGCGGATGACCCGATTTGCCTCAAAGGCGGTCGACCGTATCTTCAGGCCCGGT encodes:
- a CDS encoding tyrosine-type recombinase/integrase — protein: MRTGEIMSLRRDEVDVEKKTAHICRIVVEKQAVERTKTKYTRTVMLNSRALGALARAREIAQYRSKQKRRVSTESPFIFQPSGSSPRIQRSLLGSLGNLRTSPGYAKIA